From one Lycium ferocissimum isolate CSIRO_LF1 chromosome 5, AGI_CSIRO_Lferr_CH_V1, whole genome shotgun sequence genomic stretch:
- the LOC132057791 gene encoding uncharacterized protein LOC132057791: MYRREHYDPYYSRGSHESTRRNNQYRRRSPVAAGTSRGNYNTGAPKITDHNFCVSTLEVVAALDILGNKVKWPGKMKSDPSKRNPKHFCEFHKGHGHKTEDCHALRLAVTDLLEQGHLTELLSEKGKQAYYRNREQGAPPPLPEPKRVVNFITSGVDVNITGGLDVNKVTYTSGVKVKRITTRNEKSGRLALVDDCITFDEANADNMQFSYNDGVIITLHILDTDIKRVFVDQESAANIINIKVIEEMKLTSKIIHKSIMLTEFNNSTERTLGEIMLPVVAGGVEL; this comes from the coding sequence ATGTATAGAAGAGAACATTATGATCCATATTATTCACGAGGAAGTCATGAAAGTACACGAAGAAATAATCAATATCGGCGTAGATCACCAGTAGCAGCAGGGACTTCCCGAGGAAATTACAACACCGGAGCTCCGAAAATCACCGACCATAATTTCTGCGTGTCGACATTAGAGGTTGTTGCAGCATTGGACATATTGGGTAATAAGGTCAAATGGCCTGGAAAAATGAAATCAGATCCGAGTAAAAGAAATCCAAAACATTTCTGTGAATTTCACAAAGGACACGGTCACAAAACCGAGGATTGTCATGCATTACGATTGGCAGTCACCGACCTCTTAGAGCAAGGGCATTTGACAGAGTTGCTTTCAGAGAAAGGCAAACAAGCATACTATCGGAACAGGGAGCAAGGAGCGCCGCCACCACTTCCCGAGCCAAAACGAGTGGTTAATTTTATTACAAGTGGTGTAGATGTCAACATCACCGGGGGATTGGACGTAAACAAAGTCACTTACACTTCAGGCGTGAAGGTCAAAAGAATAACAACCAGAAATGAAAAAAGTGGTAGGCTGGCTCTCGTCGATGATTGTATCACCTTCGATGAAGCCAACGCCGATAATATGCAATTTTCGTATAATGATGGGGTAATAATTACTTTGCACATCTTAGATACTGATATTAAGCGTGTTTTTGTTGATCAGGAAAGTGCAGccaacatcataaacataaaggTCATAGAGGAGATGAAATTGACGAGCAAAATAATTCATAAATCCATCATGCTCACTGAGTTCAATAATTCAACAGAAAGAACTCTGGGTGAAATCATGTTACCAGTAGTAGCGGGTGGAGTGGAGCTATAA
- the LOC132056872 gene encoding U-box domain-containing protein 16, whose amino-acid sequence MAVSPESFPPRKRRPSASSFVSPNLSDRNLLHSLYLLSSEISTLQPLLFLLKRNTSSIIRKSKLLSILFEEIHPIQYFPPSAILCFDELYIVLQRMKTLLEDCRNCSKMWLLMQVDVYSNIFHELTLELSTLLDILPAKKLRLNDDVQELLILVTKQCSEKFAYLDPKDRHLRSQVVEMLDRIEKEIVPDTCKLADIFDKLTLRDSTSCRDEIELLEEEIQSQTDEKAKSDIIALIGFVRYAKCVLYGGSTPRTNSRRRRAAAAAADISVPADFRCPISLDIMRDPAVVSTGQTYDRSSITLWFESGHTTCPKTGQTLAHTDLIPNSALKNLIAMWCREQKIPFESTELNVKSNGVVTNKTALEATRMTVSFLINKLKASQSVDSANRLVHELRVLAKTDSDSRACIAEASALPLLVKLLGSEQPSLQVNAVTTILNLSILEANKTRIMETDGVLNGVIEVLRSGATWEAKGNAAATIFSLSGIPAYKKRLARKTRVVKGLMDLAREGPTNSKRDALVAILNLAGDREAVGKLIEGGVVEMVEEIMDGLPEEAVTILEVVVKKGGLVAVAAAYPLMKKLAIVLRDGTDRARESCAATLVNMCRKGGSEMVAELATVQGIERVIWEIMGMGTGRARRKAATLLRVLRRWAAGLDAEVASGAYSDVNMNTATRIALPG is encoded by the coding sequence ATGGCAGTTTCACCTGAATCTTTCCCGCCGAGAAAACGTCGTCCCTCGGCGAGCTCTTTCGTATCACCAAACCTCTCCGATCGAAATCTCCTCCATTCCCTTTATCTCTTATCATCAGAAATATCAACTCTACAACCTCTTTTATTTCTCCTCAAAAGAAATACGTCGTCCATTATCAGGAAATCCAAGCTTTTATCAATCTTGTTCGAAGAAATACACCCTATTCAGTACTTTCCACCTTCCGCAATATTATGTTTCGATGAATTATACATAGTCTTACAGCGCATGAAAACATTACTTGAAGATTGTCGTAATTGTAGTAAGATGTGGCTACTTATGCAAGTTGATGTCTActccaatatttttcatgaacttacTCTTGAGTTGTCTACTTTATTGGATATTCTTCCTGCTAAAAAGCTCAGATTAAACGACGATGTCCAGGAGTTGTTGATTCTCGTAACGAAGCAGTGTTCGGAGAAATTCGCGTATCTTGATCCCAAGGATCGACATTTACGATCTCAAGTTGTTGAAATGCTTGATAGAATCGAAAAAGAAATTGTCCCTGATACGTGTAAATTAGCGGATATTTTCGACAAGTTGACTTTGCGTGATTCTACGAGTTGCAGGGATGaaattgagttgttggaagaggAAATTCAAAGCCAAACTGATGAGAAAGCGAAATCCGACATCATCGCGTTGATAGGATTTGTTCGATATGCTAAATGCGTGTTATACGGCGGTTCGACCCCGAGGACGAATTCCCGGAGGCGGCGGGCGGCTGCTGCAGCTGCTGATATTAGTGTTCCGGCTGATTTCCGGTGCCCGATTTCTCTTGACATAATGAGAGACCCAGCGGTTGTTTCCACGGGTCAAACATATGACAGAAGTTCGATAACCCTTTGGTTCGAATCCGGTCATACCACGTGTCCCAAAACCGGTCAAACGTTGGCCCACACGGATTTAATACCGAATTCAGCGTTGAAGAATTTGATAGCTATGTGGTGTAGAGAACAGAAAATACCGTTCGAGTCAACGGAGTTGAACGTTAAATCTAATGGTGTTGTTACGAATAAAACGGCGTTGGAAGCTACCCGAATGACGGTGTCGTTTTTGATCAACAAGTTGAAGGCTTCGCAATCCGTTGACTCGGCTAACCGGCTTGTTCATGAGCTTCGGGTTTTAGCTAAGACAGACTCGGATAGCCGAGCCTGTATTGCTGAAGCTTCAGCTTTGCCGTTGTTGGTTAAGCTATTAGGCTCGGAGCAACCGAGCCTGCAAGTTAACGCCGTTACAACAATTCTCAATCTGTCAATTCTGGAAGCAAACAAGACGAGGATAATGGAAACGGATGGAGTTTTAAACGGAGTTATCGAAGTGTTACGGTCAGGTGCCACGTGGGAGGCTAAGGGGAACGCGGCAGCAACGATTTTTAGCTTGTCAGGTATACCAGCATACAAAAAGAGGTTGGCTAGGAAGACCCGTGTCGTGAAGGGACTGATGGATTTAGCGCGCGAGGGGCCAACAAATTCGAAAAGGGATGCATTAGTGGCAATTTTGAATTTGGCGGGAGATAGGGAGGCAGTCGGGAAGTTGATCGAAGGCGGGGTGGTGGAAATGGTGGAGGAGATTATGGATGGATTACCGGAAGAGGCGGTTACAATACTCGAAGTGGTGGTGAAGAAGGGTGGATTGGTGGCTGTCGCAGCCGCGTATCCATTGATGAAAAAACTGGCCATAGTGTTAAGGGATGGCACTGATAGGGCACGAGAGAGCTGTGCCGCGACGCTAGTGAACATGTGTCGGAAAGGGGGATCGGAGATGGTGGCGGAACTGGCGACGGTTCAAGGGATAGAGAGGGTAATTTGGGAAATAATGGGAATGGGAACAGGGAGGGCTAGAAGAAAAGCTGCAACTTTGTTGAGGGTGCTAAGGAGATGGGCTGCGGGATTAGATGCAGAAGTGGCATCAGGGGCTTATTcagatgtgaatatgaatacTGCAACAAGAATAGCATTGCcaggttaa